A region from the Peromyscus maniculatus bairdii isolate BWxNUB_F1_BW_parent chromosome 5, HU_Pman_BW_mat_3.1, whole genome shotgun sequence genome encodes:
- the Diras2 gene encoding GTP-binding protein Di-Ras2: protein MPEQSNDYRVAVFGAGGVGKSSLVLRFVKGTFRESYIPTVEDTYRQVISCDKSICTLQITDTTGSHQFPAMQRLSISKGHAFILVYSITSRQSLEELKPIYEQICEIKGDVESIPIMLVGNKCDESPNREVQSSEAEALARTWKCAFMETSAKLNHNVKELFQELLNLEKRRTVSLQIDGKKSKQQKRKEKLKGKCVVM from the coding sequence ATGCCGGAACAGAGCAATGACTACCGGGTGGCGGTGTTTGGGGCAGGTGGTGTCGGCAAGAGCTCCCTCGTTCTGAGGTTTGTGAAAGGGACCTTCCGGGAGAGCTACATTCCAACTGTGGAAGACACCTACCGGCAGGTGATCAGCTGCGACAAGAGCATATGCACACTGCAGATCACCGATACTACTGGGAGTCACCAGTTCCCTGCCATGCAGCGGCTGTCCATCTCCAAAGGCCATGCCTTCATCCTGGTCTACTCCATCACCAGCCGGCAGTCCCTGGAGGAACTCAAGCCCATCTATGAGCAGATCTGTGAGATCAAGGGGGATGTGGAGAGCATCCCCATCATGCTGGTGGGGAACAAGTGTGATGAGAGCCCCAACCGTGAGGTGCAGAGCAGCGAGGCGGAGGCCCTGGCACGCACGTGGAAGTGTGCTTTCATGGAGACGTCGGCCAAGCTCAACCACAACGTCAAGGAACTCTTCCAGGAACTGCTCAACCTGGAGAAGCGCAGGACCGTGAGCCTCCAGATCGATGGCAAGAAGAGCAAgcagcagaagaggaaggagaaactcaAGGGCAAGTGTGTGGTCATGTGA